The genomic interval TCCGGACTGTTTGTATGGGGCGGGCTTTTTGTTGGAGACGAAGAGCTGGGGAAAGGCTGTGAGACATGCGACGATAATTGCTGGTGGTCTGGTTAGCATTGAGTGTTTGGTTCTCGAAAAGAGTATAGATCAGCCTACCAATGCAAGTTTCGATATAACTCCACAGCCACACATAGCTCGGATCAACCTGACCATTTGCCCAGGTCGCCGAGCTGATGCCAACTACCCTCAGAATGGCAACCAACATTGTGAGAAGTGTGAGGGAAAATAGTCCAATGACGGCCAGCTTTTTGGCCATCCGAAGTTTGGAGTCCCAGATCAAGATGACAGGGATGGACAAAACTGTCATTGTTAGCACCCGCAAGCCAGACAAGCTTGAGATGAAAACTTACCGGCAGCATCAGACAACACATCCAAGGCACAATTAATCCTGAGCGTTAGGTTGGCATACCGGATAGCCGGAGGCTCAGTACACTGAGCCATGATATCAAAGCCCTTCGCAACCAAGCATCCCCACTGAGAATCGCCGATGGAGGTAAGCCATGTTGCCACCACAAATCCCAGGACCGACCACCAAGCAACTCTGATCTTTGTCATGTGCCAACCAATCCTCctgaagaaaaggagaagcgAGAGCTTCACGCAAGCCAATGTGCTGTAAAAGAAGATCTGTTCGACAAAAAAGACCCGCATGGTGATTTCGACATCCTTCATGAACTGTT from Podospora pseudoanserina strain CBS 124.78 chromosome 6, whole genome shotgun sequence carries:
- a CDS encoding hypothetical protein (EggNog:ENOG503P4XW); this encodes MELSASQKLNSPAAVPVTNFMAGSWTAASIAAIFLSVRLYTRLRATRRLFWDDTVLIFGTVFVIAASALWQWAAPKFWFILAVGSGTAFPTDLQQFMKDVEITMRVFFVEQIFFYSTLACVKLSLLLFFRRIGWHMTKIRVAWWSVLGFVVATWLTSIGDSQWGCLVAKGFDIMAQCTEPPAIRYANLTLRINCALDVLSDAAVLSIPVILIWDSKLRMAKKLAVIGLFSLTLLTMLVAILRVVGISSATWANGQVDPSYVWLWSYIETCIAIIVACLTAFPQLFVSNKKPAPYKQSGPSSGSAPPSGYKGQEDSVRMVQSYGDALDTRVDEESYGCSPMAFESHSTTNLKPAGMSQPYPEVVEWHHVSPIASPYQQNGGYQQRYD